The DNA window GGATGAGGTAGTGCAGGACAATCTTGGGGCTGCACAGAGGGATGGAAGGAGTGCAGAACAGTCCTCTGGATTTAGTGAGGGATAGAAGGAGCACAGGACGATCCTCTGGCCTTGCCAAGTGATGGAAGAAGTGGAGGAGCATCCGTCGGCCTCACTGAGGGATGAAGAATGTACGGGACAGGCCTGAGGTTCagaaagggatggagggagtgCAGGACAatcctggggacacacacagggatggaggaggtGCAGAACAAGACCCTGGACACAGAGAGGCATAGAAGGAGTGCAGGACAGTCCTGTGGATTTAgagagggatggaggaagggcaggagcatcCTTCAGCCTCGCTGAGGGATGAGGGAGTGCAGGACAgtcctggggacacacagagggatGGAAGGAATGCAGGACAATCCCCTGGCTTTGCCAAGTGATGGAGGAGGTGCAGGAGCCTCCTTCAGCCTCACTGAGACATGGAGGAGGTGCAGGACAACGATCCCCTGGACAcacagagggatggaggaggtgCAGGAGCATCCTTTGGCCTGGCTGAGGGATGGAAGGAATGCAGAACAATCCTCTGGCTCTAGTCAGGGatggaggaagagcaggaggatcCCTTGGCCTCACTGAGACATGGAAGAGGTGCAGAACAAttctctgcacacacagaagGATGGAAGGAGTGCAGGACAATCCTGTGGATTTAGAGAGGGAtggaggaaaggcaggagcaTCCTTCAGCCTCAGTGAGGAGAGAACATGCAGGAAAATCCTCTGGATTTAGTGAGGGATGAAAGGGGTGCAGAAAAATCTTGCGGTTTCAGAGATGGATGGAGGAGGTGCAGGAGCATCCTTCAGCCTCACGGAGGGATGGAAGGAGTGAAGGACAGTCCTCTGCACActcagagggatggagggagtgCAGGACAATCCTGTggaggcacacagggatggaAGGAGTGCAGGACAATCCTGTGGACGCACACAGGGATGGAAGGAGTGCAGGACAATCCCCTGGACACCCAGTGCCACCGTGTCCTCTTACCCTCAGCCCCCCTCCGATCCATGGAGCCCCCCAAGGGGCTGCGGGGACAGCTTTGGAAGGTGGGAAGAGCCCcgcagggaggggctggggccggAGGAGGGGACGGGGGAGGTGGGCTCAGCTTGGGggtccccagctgcccccgcCCCAACCtttgggcacagcctggggacagaggggcttTGTCACCTTCAGGCGCCACCAGGTGCCAGCGCAGCCCCGCGCTGAGCCTCACCCGCCACAGGAGGGtctcaggggctgctccagcgctgagggggctctggggaccccCTCCCCTCGCAGTCCCGCGGGGGGAGGCCGGGGATTCCCCCAGGCACCGTTTGCTGGCCAGGGAAGTGATAACACCTGATAAACACCTGATAAACACCTGATAAACACCTGATAAACACCTGATAAACACCTGATAAACACCTGATAAACACCTGATAAACACCTGATAAACACCTGATAAACACCTGATAAACACCTGATAAACACCTGATAAACACCTGATAAACACCTGATAAACACCTGATAAACCTCGCGGCGTGGAGCTGGGGAATCCCGGGGGTTCCCCGAGGGGCAGCACAAGGGAGGGAGGGTCCCTTCAGAGCTCACCTGCCTTCGCActcgtgcctcagtttccctcccGGAGAGCCCACTCCCCATCTTCAGGAGGGTGGGGGGCTCGATTCCTTAAAACCGACTCCAATTAAACCCCCCGGGGCAGGAATTCAGCCCAACCCCAACTTCGCAGTGCCCCCGAAAACACAaatggggcagccccaggttCTGGAGCCCCTCCCgcggcccccccggccccgggggaTGAGTGATGGGTGTGGGGCCGTCCTCGCCTCCGGGATGTGCCCCGGGAGCTGCCAGCGCCTCTcggggctgccacagcccccgCGGGGTGGGGACAGCACCAATGTCACAGCtgtggccctgtcccctctgtccccagccccatcccgggGGTGCAGAGCCGGGTTAAGCCTCCCTCACTGCCTCAAGCGAGGGTTCAGGTCCCCTCTGGGACACCCGGGGGGCTCCGGtgccccccaaatcccggcCAGGTCAGTGAGAGCCCATCCTGTCCCCCTAAtcccccctcctgtccccttctcacagcccctccccccacgGGTGGGACCCCCGAAATCCAGGGTGGGGggtgctcccacagcccccccacAGCAGCACGGGGATCCAGGAGTGCAAAATGTGCTTTATTTTGGGAACGacaccaccaccagcaccagctgctgcttccaggcaCCTgcgagggaaggaggaaaagggttTTTAGCAGGGTGACCCCGCTGTGGGGTCGGAGCCCCCCCCAAGGGGAACCCTAGAGCCCCCACCCTAATCCTCACCCGGATGAAACTCCTGGAATTCCCCAAGTCCCGTCATTTcttggctgctgctttcctgccccGACCGGCTCCACGTCCCTGCGAGAACGGGGAGGGGGCTGAAGGTggggggacccccaaatctgTGCTGCCCCCACAATTTTggatccagcagctgctgcccgtCACAGCCCAACCCCCGACCCCTCCCCAGAAGCCCCGATCCGGTATCCCGGGGGATGGGGGGCAGGGGACACCCCGAGTGCTCCTACCTTGGCGGGGGGGGGAGCCGCGGGGGCGAGGCTGTTCCTGCTCGGGAGAGAAGGGGGGGTTGGGGTCGGGGTCCCGGCCGtgggacccccccagcccagggttTTCATACTCAcggctcctcctccttttcccgCTTCCTTTTCtatgggagagagaaagagagggaggatGGGGAGTCTTCCTCCCCCAGGGATGAAGGCCACGGCTCATCCCCGGAACAcagaggaatttggggtccccGCCACCCCCTCCCCGTgccacagggaccccaaaaccccttcGGCCCCAGCCCTCAGGTGCCGaccttggcagtgctgccctTCTGGGCACCTGAGCCCTTGGTGGGCTTCTTGGGGgtctcctctgctgcttcctcttcctcctcctcctcctcatccgAGGTCAGGTCCATGACTGCGggagagcctggctgagcccccAGTCCCCgctgggggggctcggggggaccCCATTACTCctcaggggacagcggggggtgTGAGGGAGTGGGGGGGACCCCGATACTCAATGGACACATTGGGGGGGGTCGGGGGACCCCGATAGTCACTGGACAGGTGGGGGGGGCTCAGAGCGTGGGGGTCACCCCGATACTCACTGGACAGGTGGAGGTGGGGGGGGTGTCAGAGGGGCTCCCCGATACTCACTGGACACATAGGGTGGGGTTCAGGGGGTGGGGGGCACCCCGATACTCACTGGACAGGTGGAGGTGGGGGGGGTGTCAGAGGGGCTCCCCGATACTCACTGGACACGTGCTGGCCACTGACATAGAGGGGCCCGGAGCCGGCTCGCAGGTGGAAGGTCACCGGGGGGGTCAGCTCCACTCCGGCCAGCGAGGCCTGGAAAATGGGGGTGGGAAACAATTCCTGGCGACCCCCCGGGACAGACCCCCGAAGCCTTCCCGGGACAAcgggggacagaggggatgCCTGGGGCAGGGATCGTGGGGGGGATACGCAGGACCAGGGGACACGGGGCGGGGGGAACACGGGGAGCGCAGGACACGAGGGGATAGAGGAGATGGAGGACAGGGGCAGCCCCCCGCCCCCCTCCCCGGGACAGCGGCAGCCCCCGGGCCCTGGAGCCCTGCCCCggacaggagcagctcccggAGCCCCGAGCTCTCCCgggacagctcccagccccctggagccctcccagggacaggagcagcccccgggacagctcccagccccCTGGAGCCCTCCCCGGGACAGCGGCAATCCCCCggaggagcccccagccccccgagTCCCCCGTTCCTCACCGAGGGCAGCACCGAGGGTTTCAGCGTGGCCAGCGGCACCGGGGCGCGGCTGTCGCCGTCCTCGGCCACCACCTCGAGCACGTGGAACTCATCCCGGGCCGCCTCCCCCAGGCAcgcctgggcagggggagatgAGGAAACCCCCTGAGGACACCCCCAAAATGCAGCCTGAACCCCAACACTGAGGGGTTTTGTGGGGTGGGGGCACCCCCTGCCCAGGCAAATGTGGAATTCACCCCTgccggagcagcagcagctgggatttggggggctgagGGACACCAGCACCCCCTCCCTACcctgattaattaattaattaattattccCGGGCAGTGGGGAACAAACCCTCCCTTAAACCCCTCGCAACGACCCcgggttttgggtttttaggatttttttttttttttttttttgagttttgggtttgtttcttttttgggttctgggattttttgggtatTCTTTGAGATTTTTGATGGTTTTTGGAGGGTTTAAggttgttttggggggttttttttgggttttggggtctcgggttttttttggggggtattttgtgaggggatttggggggttttgggctttttttgggggtattttttgaaattttgaaatttttgggggggttttagcggcttttttgggggattttgtttgttttttttttttggggggggggactTTTTTGGGtcttagggttttttggggtcgCTCACCGTGcgcagcaccagctgctgctcGCAGCTCCAATCCTCGGTCACTCGGAAggtgcaggagctcctggcGCTGCTCAGCTCGCACCCtgcggggacagcaggggacagagccacaCCCTGGTCCCCCCGGGCAGGGGGGGACACCTTggggggagctctggggtggggagggggtgacaCTCACCCCAAAGGACGGACATGGGTCTGTCGGAGCCGCTGTCGGTGCTGTCCGTGAAGGACATGGTGGCACAGCtcggggaggggacacggctcggggtggcacagcctgagggggagggggggacacacacatacagagttgtgggaccccctccccaaaattcagcgccccccaccccaaacacTCACCCAAAGCAGCGCCGCGGTTCGGAACCCCAGGGGGACCCCACGGACAGCGAGACCCCCTCACCCAAGAGCGGCACTTATGGGGTCACGGGGACCCCGCCCGCCCCCCAGGCAATTAGGAGCAGCCGCGCTGGTAATTAGTTAATTACCGCCTCAGGTGGGGGGGTTAATGAGCGTGGGGGCCCCAGAACCCCCCCCCACGCTGTGTGACAGGTCACCGTGTGGTGACATCGCTGGCGGTGGGCCCAtcctgagtgtccccaggtgttcccgTGCCTTGGGTGTCCATCGATGTCAcccgtgtcccctccatgtcacCCCCTGTTTATTGatgtcccccgtgtccctcgATGTCAcccgtgtcccccccatgtcACCCCCTGTTTATTAatgtcccccgtgtccctcgatgtcacctgtgtcccctccatgtcacCCCGTTTCTTGAGGTCCCCATGTCCCATCCATCCCCCTGTGttgtcccctccgtgtccctaTGCCCCGTGTGTCCCCCACCCCACGTGTCCCCCCGTGTTGTTCTGTGTCCCCCGATGTCACCCCGTGCCCCCTGTCCTGCGTGATCCCCTCGTGTCCCCACCACgtcaccccgtgtcccccgcATGTCCTGTGTTGTTCTGTGTCCCTCGATGTCActcccgtgtccccctgtcctgcaTGTCTCCCCCGTGTTCTCCTGTGTCCCTCgatgtccccccagtgtccctccgTGTCCCGCGTGTCCCTCCCATGTCCCCCTGagacccccgtgtccccctgccccaggcgtccccccattgtcccctctGTACCCCCGAtcccccctctgtcccctccttgtGCCGCCCTCGCCCCACGTGTACCCTCTGTCCCCCCCGTcgccccagtgtccccattcccagtcccctcagtgtccccccgtgtccccttgtccctccCGCGTCCCTCGTGTCTCCTCTGTCCCCCCCGTGTCTCCCCCatccccccctgtcccccgctgtcccccgctgtcccctcccctcccggtGGCCCCTCCCCTTCCGGCAgcgatggcggcggcggggctggcggggcTGGTgagactgggggggactgggtggccctggggaccctggggaccgTGTCCTCGTGTCCCCGCCGTGTCgcagccccgtgtcccccgcAGGGTCCCGGCGAGGTCGCGGCGGCCGCTCAGGCGCTGGCGCTGCCCGCGGAGTCCTTCGGCAACGACGTgagtgacactgggggacactggggggactggggggaccgggggcactgggacaccgcggggactggggacactggagggactggggggcCGGGGTCACTGGGACACCGcggggactggggacactggagggactgggaaagtgagggacactgggggacacttgggggactggggacactggggaggctggggacaccggggggactGGGAACACCGGGGGGACTGaggggactgggactggggacactggggggactgggaacagtggcactggcactgtctgggaatggggacactaCAGGAACACTGGGGGGagtggggggattgggggggactggggacactacggggacactggggggactgggggcactggggaggctggggggaccggggacactgggacactggggggactggggacactggggggactggggacactggggggactgggactgggaaaatgagtgacactgggggcactgggaatggggacactggggggagTGGGAATAGTGGCACTGGCactggctgggaatggggacactaCAGGAACActggggggagtgggggggttggggggacactggggggggactggggacactaCGGGGATACTGGGaggactgggggcactggggattGGGGGAAGTGGgaatggtggcactgggggggactggggacactggggacattgggggggctGAGGGGAATGGGAACACACtagggggacactgggggatctggggggtaGTGGGGACACTATGGGGACACTGCGGGgcctgggggcactggggattGGGGAAAGTGGgaatggtggcactggggggacactgggggggactggggacactggggacattgggggggctgtggggaatGGGAACACACTGGGGGGACACttggggggactggggacactggggacactgggggaatgggaatggtggccctggggtggcactggggggactggggacactggggggccTTACTGGGAGGGGGTCCAGGTTTTGGGGGATCCCAGTTTTGGGGGTTCCCCCAATCCAGGAGGgtcccagtgctgggagggggtccaggttttgggggggtccctgtccACAGAGGAAGGTCCCTGTCCTCTCAGGGGGGTGCCAGATTTGGGGGTTCCAACTTCTGGGGTCCCTGTCCTGGGACGGGGTCCaggttttgggggttccccCAATCCAGGAGGGGGCTCCAGtcctgggggggagggggtcccagtttgggggaTCCCAGTCCCAGCATGGGGGTCCCAACCCTGTCCCCTGCGAGGAGGGGAACCCCAAAAAGAAGAAACCCCCCAGAACAGGAAGAGAGAAACcccaaaggcaggaaaaaccctacaaaagtggggagaaaaccccaaaaacaggGAGGGGGTCCCCGAAATGGGATGGGACCCCCACCCCCGAGGGGACATTTGTCCCcaggaggtgacccaggtgtccctggtgccaccagcCTCGCGTGGAGCTGGCCTGGGCCATGAAG is part of the Haemorhous mexicanus isolate bHaeMex1 chromosome 30, bHaeMex1.pri, whole genome shotgun sequence genome and encodes:
- the NPM2 gene encoding nucleoplasmin-2 — its product is MSFTDSTDSGSDRPMSVLWGCELSSARSSCTFRVTEDWSCEQQLVLRTACLGEAARDEFHVLEVVAEDGDSRAPVPLATLKPSVLPSASLAGVELTPPVTFHLRAGSGPLYVSGQHVSIMDLTSDEEEEEEEEAAEETPKKPTKGSGAQKGSTAKKRKREKEEEPNSLAPAAPPPAKGRGAGRGRKAAAKK